One window from the genome of Musa acuminata AAA Group cultivar baxijiao chromosome BXJ1-4, Cavendish_Baxijiao_AAA, whole genome shotgun sequence encodes:
- the LOC135672084 gene encoding transcription factor bHLH87-like, producing the protein MAELKEMVYKSAAQRPVRLSVEDATTKPKRKNVRISSDPQTVAARQRRERISERLRTLQTLVPGGSKLDIASVLDEAAKYLKFLKSQVKVLENGSNPANTSTAVSPFPVPLNQAFPMQKNLFRPPKTLNASKKVRQN; encoded by the coding sequence ATGGCGGAATTGAAGGAGATGGTCTACAAGTCTGCAGCTCAAAGACCAGTGAGGCTGAGTGTGGAGGATGCAACGACGAAGCCAAAGAGAAAGAACGTGAGGATATCAAGTGACCCACAGACTGTCGCTGCAAGGCAGAGGAGGGAGAGGATAAGTGAGAGGCTAAGGACACTGCAAACACTGGTCCCAGGGGGCAGCAAATTGGACATTGCATCTGTGCTGGATGAGGCTGCCAAATATCTCAAGTTCCTCAAGTCACAGGTCAAGGTTCTGGAAAACGGGTCTAATCCAGCAAACACTAGTACCGCAGTATCACCATTCCCAGTGCCTCTGAACCAGGCTTTTCCCATGCAGAAGAATCTTTTTCGTCCACCCAAAACCCTAAACGCATCCAAAAAGGTGAGGCAGAATTAA